One region of Halomonas huangheensis genomic DNA includes:
- a CDS encoding DUF4426 domain-containing protein: protein MARGLLPGLLLLLLVSAAASAQQSERAGSSEIHYNAIETTFIPEEVSARLGLERAPGLGMVTISVLNAHGESRNVAVNGNLSTLTGSPQPLAFRRVREASGGVSSIATFPIDYTGPMRFRLDVQLERNAAPHSVSFIQRFYRDE from the coding sequence TTGGCACGGGGTCTCCTCCCTGGCCTGCTACTGTTGTTGCTTGTCAGCGCCGCTGCTTCTGCCCAGCAGTCAGAGCGTGCAGGTTCCAGTGAGATCCATTACAACGCCATCGAGACGACCTTCATTCCAGAAGAAGTCTCCGCACGCCTCGGACTTGAGCGTGCCCCAGGGCTAGGCATGGTGACAATCAGCGTACTCAACGCCCATGGCGAGTCCCGCAATGTCGCGGTCAATGGCAATCTGAGTACATTGACGGGGTCACCGCAGCCACTGGCGTTTCGCCGTGTTCGCGAGGCCAGTGGAGGTGTCTCGTCGATTGCTACCTTTCCGATAGACTACACTGGTCCAATGCGCTTCCGTCTCGATGTGCAGCTGGAGCGCAATGCGGCTCCCCACTCTGTCAGCTTTATCCAGCGGTTCTATCGTGACGAATAA